In one Coprothermobacter sp. genomic region, the following are encoded:
- the pepT gene encoding peptidase T, with protein MNNLVCRFLHYTSFDTQSDENSVTFPSTEKQFALAHELDEELQSLGLTDSSVDPNGYVTATLPANCEHPETVPVIAFLAHMDTSPDASGMAVKPRIITAYDGGDISLNADRNIVLSPTAFPDMLLHRGEDFIVADGTTLLGADDKAGIAEIMTAVEYLLAHPEVKHGAIKIGFTPDEEVGQGVDRFDVAKFGATYAYTLDGDELGSLEYENFNAAWAEFEIVGKSIHPGAAKGIMKNAALIAAELTTLFPSDETPRSTEKYEGFFHLTGIHGVCEKAEAKYIVRDHDKLHFEQRKSMVHAVCDFLNAKYGEDTVTVHVRDSYYNMREVIEQNMILVDIARSVMEKLGIAPLVKPVRGGTDGARLSYMGLPCPNLFTGGRNYHGPLEYIVIQSMEKAVQVIVGIAEAFASRSAIAP; from the coding sequence ATGAACAACCTGGTATGTCGTTTCCTGCACTACACGTCATTCGATACGCAGTCGGACGAGAATTCGGTCACGTTTCCCAGCACCGAGAAGCAGTTTGCTCTTGCCCATGAGCTGGACGAAGAGCTGCAATCGCTTGGCCTGACGGACTCTTCTGTCGATCCGAATGGCTACGTCACGGCCACTCTTCCGGCCAACTGTGAGCATCCGGAGACGGTCCCAGTCATCGCATTTCTCGCACACATGGATACGTCCCCCGACGCCTCGGGCATGGCCGTGAAGCCACGTATCATCACTGCCTATGATGGGGGCGACATCTCCCTGAACGCGGATAGAAACATTGTTCTGAGCCCAACCGCCTTCCCGGACATGCTGTTACACAGGGGCGAGGACTTCATTGTGGCAGATGGCACGACTCTGCTGGGGGCCGACGACAAGGCAGGCATTGCAGAGATCATGACTGCTGTCGAGTACCTGCTGGCACACCCCGAGGTGAAGCACGGTGCCATCAAGATCGGATTTACGCCGGATGAGGAAGTCGGACAGGGTGTCGATCGGTTCGACGTGGCGAAGTTCGGGGCGACGTACGCATACACCCTCGACGGAGACGAACTTGGCAGTCTCGAGTACGAAAACTTCAATGCCGCCTGGGCAGAATTTGAGATCGTTGGGAAAAGCATCCACCCTGGTGCCGCAAAAGGCATCATGAAGAATGCGGCTCTCATTGCGGCAGAACTGACGACACTCTTCCCCTCCGACGAAACGCCTCGATCAACTGAGAAGTATGAGGGTTTCTTCCATCTGACCGGCATCCATGGCGTGTGCGAGAAAGCCGAAGCCAAGTACATCGTCCGAGATCACGACAAACTCCATTTCGAGCAGCGCAAGAGCATGGTGCATGCTGTCTGCGACTTCCTGAACGCCAAGTATGGAGAGGATACCGTCACGGTTCATGTGCGCGATTCCTACTACAACATGCGCGAGGTTATCGAGCAAAACATGATTCTCGTCGATATCGCCCGCAGTGTCATGGAGAAGCTGGGCATTGCGCCCCTCGTGAAGCCCGTTCGTGGTGGGACTGATGGCGCACGGCTCAGCTACATGGGCCTTCCCTGCCCCAACCTGTTCACCGGCGGCCGCAACTACCACGGTCCACTCGAGTACATCGTCATCCAATCCATGGAGAAAGCGGTGCAGGTCATCGTGGGCATTGCTGAAGCGTTCGCAAGTCGATCAGCGATTGCGCCGTGA